A single region of the Changchengzhania lutea genome encodes:
- a CDS encoding ligase-associated DNA damage response exonuclease, which yields MKTPLLVFNDKGIYCEQANVYLDPWRPVDKAIITHGHADHSRYGHKQYITHHTNVPIISHRLGKISVSGKDYNEVFIINNVKFSLHPAGHIIGSSQVRVEHKGEVWVFTGDYKTEDDGISVPFEPVKCDTFITECTFGLPAFKWIPQGQVFSDINNWWAANKSEGKSSILFGYSLGKAQRLLKYLDPSIGEIYTHAAIENMTDVLRPFVEFPKTIRITKETPKDAFKGNIILAPPSAHGGSWIRKMVPYVTASASGWMTFRGARRRRAIDKGFVLSDHCDWEGLLTAIQATGAEKIITTHGYTDIFAKYLREQGYDARTEKTQYEGELGELVKTEEETV from the coding sequence ATGAAAACCCCATTGCTGGTATTTAATGATAAAGGTATTTATTGTGAGCAGGCAAATGTCTACTTAGATCCATGGCGACCGGTGGATAAAGCCATAATCACACATGGGCATGCAGATCATAGTAGATATGGCCATAAGCAATATATTACGCACCATACCAATGTTCCAATAATATCACATCGATTGGGTAAAATATCGGTAAGCGGTAAAGATTATAATGAAGTTTTTATCATTAATAACGTCAAGTTTTCCCTTCATCCAGCGGGTCATATAATTGGCAGTTCTCAAGTACGTGTCGAACACAAGGGAGAGGTTTGGGTATTTACTGGCGATTATAAAACCGAAGATGATGGCATTTCAGTACCCTTCGAGCCTGTTAAATGCGACACGTTTATTACAGAATGCACTTTTGGCTTACCTGCATTTAAGTGGATTCCTCAAGGTCAGGTTTTTTCAGATATAAATAACTGGTGGGCAGCTAACAAGTCTGAAGGAAAATCATCAATCTTATTTGGCTATTCCCTAGGAAAAGCCCAACGGCTATTGAAGTATTTAGACCCATCCATTGGAGAAATTTATACGCATGCGGCCATTGAAAATATGACTGATGTGCTTAGACCTTTCGTAGAATTTCCTAAAACGATACGTATTACCAAAGAAACGCCAAAAGATGCTTTTAAAGGTAATATTATTTTAGCACCGCCAAGTGCTCATGGCGGCTCATGGATTAGAAAGATGGTGCCCTACGTCACCGCGTCGGCGAGCGGTTGGATGACTTTTAGAGGAGCACGAAGACGACGTGCCATAGACAAGGGTTTTGTGTTGTCAGACCACTGTGACTGGGAAGGGTTATTGACAGCTATTCAAGCTACTGGTGCCGAAAAAATAATTACCACGCATGGTTATACAGATATTTTTGCAAAATATTTAAGAGAGCAGGGCTATGATGCCAGAACAGAGAAAACACAATATGAAGGGGAATTGGGAGAACTGGTTAAAACAGAGGAAGAAACCGTATGA
- the pdeM gene encoding ligase-associated DNA damage response endonuclease PdeM, which translates to MQTKSIVINEQTFIMHPTGALFWVERSMLLIADIHFGKIMHFRKHGSAVPREAIDKNFDQLTYVCDCFSPKTVCFLGDLFHSNWNNEWIPFKDWALKTTYNKLLITGNHDVISPIEYENLEFKIYDELRIHNISLTHHPQTDSELFNIAGHIHPGIRLKGLGKQFLNVPCFYKTNSQMILPAFGNFTGKYIMKPNVDDAIFINTTSEVIQLDLNKQAHK; encoded by the coding sequence ATGCAAACGAAATCTATTGTAATTAACGAACAGACATTCATCATGCACCCCACTGGTGCATTGTTTTGGGTAGAACGGTCTATGCTATTGATTGCAGATATACATTTTGGAAAAATCATGCATTTCAGGAAACACGGTAGCGCAGTTCCTAGAGAGGCCATTGATAAAAATTTTGATCAACTCACATACGTTTGTGATTGTTTCAGCCCTAAAACAGTATGTTTTTTAGGAGACCTTTTTCATAGTAACTGGAATAACGAGTGGATTCCATTTAAAGATTGGGCTTTAAAAACGACCTATAACAAGTTATTAATAACAGGTAATCATGATGTTATTTCACCTATTGAATATGAGAATTTAGAATTTAAAATTTACGATGAGCTTCGGATTCATAATATATCACTAACGCATCATCCGCAAACCGATTCCGAATTATTTAATATCGCTGGACATATCCATCCAGGTATAAGACTGAAGGGTTTAGGAAAACAATTTTTAAATGTACCCTGTTTTTATAAAACGAATAGTCAGATGATATTACCAGCGTTTGGGAATTTTACCGGTAAATATATAATGAAACCTAATGTTGACGATGCTATTTTTATCAATACAACATCTGAAGTCATTCAACTGGATTTAAATAAACAAGCGCATAAATAG
- a CDS encoding ligase-associated DNA damage response DEXH box helicase gives MTRKELKDIATDWFLSNGWKPFPFQKKVWDAFFQGNNGLLNAPTGSGKTYALWIPIVLNYIKNNPNYKTKHPKGLKAIWVTPLRALSVEIKQSAERFVTDLELPLTVGIRSGDTSQKERAQQKRSMPDLLITTPESLQLLLASKGYDKVFSEVSAIVVDEWHELLGSKRGVQMELALSRLKTVSPKMRIWGISATIGNLDQAREVLLGPQSKAFNNSILVRATLNKQIEVKPIIPKKMETFPWRGHLGLHLLEQIIPIINKSKTTLIFTNTRAQCEIWFQKIILAHPEFAGELAMHHGSINKETRLWVEQAIRLGQLKAVVCTSSLDLGVDFAPVETIIQVGGPKGVARFMQRAGRSGHQPGKKSVIYFLPTHAIELIEASALKKAIKEDIVEDRMPYINSYDVLIQYLVTLAVSNGFYPDAIYSEVKSTFCFQALSEDRYRWLINFITMGSQSLHAYDEYKKVDIETDGLLKVNSRAVAMRHRLQIGTIVSDAMLTVKYLKGGFLGSVEEWFVSKLKPGDVFTFAGKNLELFKIKDMQVLVRKSKQKTSKIPSWMGGRMTFSSEMSDMLRDELYELSTESNKQSPEMKALAPIFERQKLESIIPSNNQFLIETFKTREGYHNVFYPFEGRFVHEAIGSLLAYRISLLSPITFSIAFNDYGFELLSDQKIDMEQVLDNNLFSTDFLKSDLEKSLNATEMARRKFRDIAVISGLVFTGYPNKLVKSKHLQSSSQLLFEVFKDYEPDNLLYQQAYTETFEHQLEEGRLQLAMERINKQTIIWKDCEKATPFSFPIITDRLREKLSSEKLAERIKRMTAVLSK, from the coding sequence ATGACGCGTAAAGAACTCAAAGATATAGCTACAGATTGGTTTCTTTCAAACGGATGGAAACCATTTCCTTTCCAAAAGAAAGTATGGGATGCCTTTTTTCAAGGAAATAACGGATTGCTCAATGCTCCAACGGGTAGTGGAAAAACCTATGCGTTGTGGATTCCGATTGTGTTGAATTATATAAAAAACAATCCAAACTATAAAACAAAGCACCCCAAAGGACTCAAAGCTATTTGGGTAACCCCATTAAGAGCCTTGTCTGTAGAAATAAAGCAGTCGGCAGAACGTTTCGTTACCGATTTAGAATTACCACTTACTGTTGGCATTAGAAGTGGCGATACCTCTCAAAAGGAACGGGCGCAACAAAAACGGTCTATGCCAGATCTATTGATTACGACACCAGAGAGTTTGCAATTATTATTGGCATCAAAAGGATATGATAAAGTATTTTCAGAGGTGTCTGCGATTGTGGTTGATGAATGGCACGAGCTTCTAGGAAGCAAACGTGGCGTACAAATGGAATTGGCCTTGTCGCGATTAAAAACTGTCTCGCCAAAAATGCGTATTTGGGGAATATCGGCCACAATTGGTAATTTAGATCAAGCCCGCGAGGTACTTTTGGGCCCGCAATCAAAGGCCTTTAATAATTCCATTTTGGTAAGGGCGACGCTTAATAAACAAATAGAAGTTAAGCCCATTATTCCTAAAAAAATGGAGACCTTCCCTTGGCGCGGTCATTTAGGACTTCATTTGCTCGAACAAATCATTCCTATTATAAACAAAAGTAAGACGACTTTAATTTTTACAAACACGAGGGCGCAATGTGAAATTTGGTTTCAAAAAATTATTTTGGCACATCCTGAATTTGCTGGTGAGCTTGCTATGCATCACGGGAGTATTAACAAAGAAACAAGGTTGTGGGTAGAACAAGCGATTAGATTGGGTCAACTGAAAGCCGTAGTTTGTACCTCGAGTTTAGATTTAGGTGTCGATTTTGCGCCCGTTGAAACTATCATACAAGTAGGTGGACCAAAAGGGGTTGCCCGTTTTATGCAACGCGCCGGTCGTAGTGGTCATCAACCCGGAAAGAAAAGTGTCATTTATTTTTTACCAACGCATGCCATAGAATTGATAGAAGCTTCGGCATTAAAAAAGGCTATAAAAGAGGATATTGTAGAAGATAGAATGCCTTATATTAATAGCTATGATGTGCTTATCCAATATCTAGTAACATTAGCAGTTTCCAATGGATTTTATCCCGATGCCATTTATTCAGAAGTAAAATCTACATTTTGTTTTCAAGCACTAAGCGAGGATCGCTACCGATGGCTCATCAATTTTATTACTATGGGCAGTCAAAGTTTACACGCCTATGATGAATACAAAAAAGTAGATATAGAAACAGACGGTCTTTTAAAAGTAAATAGTAGGGCAGTAGCGATGCGCCACAGATTGCAAATTGGGACTATTGTAAGTGATGCGATGCTTACTGTGAAATATTTGAAAGGCGGATTTTTAGGGTCTGTTGAAGAGTGGTTTGTTTCCAAGTTAAAACCGGGTGATGTATTTACTTTTGCAGGAAAAAATTTAGAGCTTTTCAAAATTAAAGACATGCAGGTATTGGTTAGGAAATCGAAGCAGAAAACTTCAAAAATACCAAGTTGGATGGGAGGGCGAATGACTTTTTCTTCAGAAATGAGCGATATGCTACGTGATGAGTTATATGAGTTGAGCACGGAAAGTAACAAGCAATCACCCGAAATGAAAGCACTAGCGCCTATTTTCGAACGTCAGAAATTGGAGAGCATTATTCCTAGCAACAATCAATTTTTAATAGAGACCTTTAAAACACGAGAAGGCTATCATAATGTATTTTATCCTTTCGAAGGCCGTTTCGTGCATGAAGCTATTGGGAGCCTGTTGGCTTATAGAATCAGTTTGCTATCACCCATAACGTTCTCCATTGCTTTTAACGATTATGGTTTTGAATTGTTATCAGATCAAAAAATAGACATGGAACAAGTGCTTGATAACAACTTGTTCTCTACAGATTTTCTAAAAAGTGATTTGGAAAAGAGTTTAAATGCCACGGAAATGGCACGACGAAAATTTAGAGATATCGCGGTTATTTCAGGATTGGTCTTTACTGGCTATCCAAATAAATTAGTAAAGAGCAAACACTTACAGTCCAGTTCGCAATTGCTCTTCGAGGTTTTTAAAGATTATGAGCCAGATAATCTATTATACCAACAAGCTTATACAGAAACCTTTGAACATCAGCTCGAAGAGGGTAGGCTTCAATTAGCAATGGAGCGTATAAATAAGCAAACCATTATTTGGAAGGATTGCGAAAAGGCTACGCCATTTTCTTTTCCAATTATAACCGATAGGCTAAGGGAGAAATTATCCTCTGAAAAATTAGCAGAACGTATTAAACGAATGACTGCAGTTTTGAGCAAATAA
- a CDS encoding HD domain-containing protein — MDINHEDTEVLLTAAWFHDTGFSKTYKDHEDESKVIANRFLNELEVNNDFIDKVCNCIDATKIPQCPTNALAEVLGGADIFHISNSHFFYRKPLLRREWEVFCDNKLVDLDWHKLNLEFLKKHHFRTAYSIKVLEQSKQEN; from the coding sequence ATGGATATCAATCACGAGGACACTGAGGTTTTGCTTACTGCTGCTTGGTTTCACGATACTGGTTTTTCTAAAACATACAAAGACCACGAAGACGAAAGCAAAGTGATTGCAAATAGATTTTTGAATGAACTAGAAGTCAATAATGACTTTATTGATAAGGTCTGTAATTGTATTGACGCTACAAAAATACCACAATGCCCAACAAATGCATTAGCCGAAGTACTTGGTGGTGCAGATATATTCCATATAAGTAACTCGCATTTCTTTTACAGAAAGCCATTACTACGCAGGGAATGGGAAGTGTTCTGTGATAACAAGTTAGTAGATTTGGATTGGCACAAGCTTAATTTAGAATTTTTAAAGAAGCACCATTTTAGAACCGCTTATAGCATAAAGGTTCTGGAACAAAGTAAACAGGAAAATTGA
- a CDS encoding IS630 family transposase, with product MKTKVKKRKNQDAQEETRLRVADYLRKKLGTQRQAAEIFGITERSVNKIWARYRAGGKRALCSRKRGVQGGMKLKKDQAHKVRELIREKLPEQLKLPFGLWTREAVQQLISQKFGVELSRWQVGRYLKKWGYTPQKPIRKAFEQKPENVRKWLEEEYPAIEKRAKAERAIIYFGDETGCRSDHQAGKSYAPKGKTPIIKATGKRYTVNMISAISNRGHLQFMLMEKGFNSEVFKMFLLLMIKYSNKKIFFITDNHPAHKTIKLDQWLEENNDKIEVLFIPPYSPELNPQEYVNQDLKTNIIGKKRAINKEQLKENINDFMNKRKKDKPQVKKYFHHRHARYAA from the coding sequence ATGAAAACAAAGGTGAAGAAGCGTAAGAACCAAGATGCCCAAGAGGAAACACGGTTGCGTGTGGCCGATTATCTCCGCAAGAAATTGGGCACCCAGAGACAGGCCGCCGAGATTTTCGGTATCACCGAGCGTTCGGTAAACAAGATATGGGCGCGGTACAGGGCCGGCGGCAAGCGCGCGCTGTGCAGCAGGAAACGTGGTGTGCAGGGCGGCATGAAACTCAAGAAGGACCAGGCCCATAAGGTGCGGGAACTTATCAGGGAAAAACTTCCCGAGCAGTTGAAGCTCCCCTTCGGACTTTGGACAAGGGAAGCCGTACAGCAGCTGATATCGCAGAAGTTCGGCGTCGAGCTGTCGCGCTGGCAGGTAGGGCGCTACCTGAAAAAATGGGGGTACACTCCCCAAAAGCCCATAAGAAAGGCGTTCGAGCAAAAGCCGGAAAACGTACGGAAATGGCTGGAGGAAGAATATCCGGCGATAGAAAAAAGGGCAAAGGCAGAAAGAGCGATAATATACTTTGGGGACGAGACGGGCTGCAGGAGCGACCACCAGGCAGGCAAGAGCTATGCCCCTAAAGGAAAAACGCCTATAATAAAGGCAACGGGGAAAAGATACACGGTCAATATGATCTCCGCAATAAGCAACAGGGGGCATCTGCAGTTCATGTTGATGGAGAAGGGCTTCAACAGCGAGGTCTTTAAGATGTTCTTGCTACTGATGATAAAGTATAGCAATAAAAAGATATTTTTCATTACCGATAACCATCCCGCCCACAAGACCATCAAACTTGACCAATGGCTAGAGGAGAACAATGATAAGATCGAAGTATTGTTCATCCCGCCCTATTCCCCGGAACTGAATCCCCAGGAATACGTCAACCAAGATCTGAAGACCAATATTATCGGCAAGAAAAGGGCGATCAACAAGGAACAGCTAAAGGAAAATATCAATGATTTTATGAACAAAAGAAAAAAGGACAAACCACAAGTGAAAAAATATTTTCATCACAGACACGCCAGATATGCTGCCTGA
- a CDS encoding VIT1/CCC1 transporter family protein, whose product MTEKTEELDNYLDSHYIHRSNWLRAAVLGANDGILSTASLAIGVAAASAIREPIILATLAGLVAGAISMAAGEYVSVSSQTDIEKADIEREKQELDEMPEIELQRLAEIYEKRGLKKTTALTVTKELTEHDALGAHIRDELGINEISQAQPIQAAFASGAAFTIGGLLPFLVTLFLPLQRMVYSIYGFALFFLIVLGALAAKTGGSSIVKAIVRITFWGTVAMGLTAIVGYLFGVNI is encoded by the coding sequence ATGACAGAAAAAACAGAAGAACTAGACAATTATTTAGACAGCCATTACATTCACAGAAGTAATTGGTTAAGAGCAGCAGTACTTGGAGCTAATGATGGTATTTTATCTACAGCCAGTCTTGCAATAGGTGTTGCAGCTGCGAGTGCGATACGAGAGCCTATCATTTTAGCAACATTGGCAGGACTTGTTGCTGGTGCTATATCAATGGCAGCTGGCGAGTATGTTTCTGTAAGTTCACAAACAGATATCGAAAAAGCTGATATTGAACGTGAAAAGCAAGAACTAGATGAAATGCCAGAAATCGAATTACAGCGATTAGCAGAAATTTATGAAAAAAGAGGACTAAAAAAAACAACGGCATTAACTGTAACTAAAGAATTAACAGAGCACGATGCTTTAGGCGCACATATTAGAGATGAATTAGGAATCAATGAAATAAGTCAAGCTCAACCTATTCAAGCGGCTTTTGCATCTGGAGCAGCATTTACAATAGGAGGATTACTTCCTTTTTTAGTAACGCTTTTTCTGCCTTTGCAACGTATGGTATATTCTATCTACGGTTTTGCGCTATTTTTCCTTATTGTTTTAGGAGCATTAGCAGCTAAAACTGGTGGTTCAAGTATTGTAAAAGCAATTGTCCGTATCACATTTTGGGGAACTGTCGCAATGGGTCTGACTGCCATAGTTGGATATCTATTTGGAGTAAACATTTAA
- a CDS encoding ATP-dependent DNA ligase has product MKNFAHLIKQLDSTNKTNEKVQALTQYFQNASDEDKVWTIAILSHRRPPRPVNTTLLRHWASELSNIPLWLFEESYHIVGDLAETIALVIPSSKENSDKSLTTFLQEIIALKKKSEEDKKAYLFNNWKSLNYYERFVFTKLITGSFRIGVSQKLMTRALSKATEIDEDILAYKLMGNWDPNLISFHDLILEEKESDFLSKPYPFYLAYAIEGELANLGDVKLWSAEHKWDGIRSQVIIRNEQLFVWSRGEELVTDKYPEFQNLVEVIPNGTVLDGEILPYVNGEIDNFNALQTRIGRKNVSKALLEKTPVILKAYDILEWEGEDLREKSFRERRGILENLIKSVNYEELPLQLSETIQFDSWEAMAEERAKSREMRSEGLMIKQWDSTYKVGRKKGDWWKWKVDPLTIDAVLTYAMRGHGRRSNLFTDYTFGLWDTESKQLVTFAKAYSGLTDAEFRKVDNWIKKNTLERFGPVRSVTPHLVFEIAFEGIALSKRHKSGIATRFPRILRWRQDKTIDEANTLDDLKAMIPIQEPA; this is encoded by the coding sequence ATGAAAAACTTCGCCCATTTGATTAAGCAGTTAGATAGCACCAACAAAACAAATGAAAAGGTGCAAGCTTTAACTCAGTATTTCCAAAATGCTAGTGATGAAGATAAAGTATGGACTATCGCCATATTATCCCATCGGCGTCCACCAAGACCTGTCAATACAACGCTACTTAGGCATTGGGCTTCAGAATTATCTAATATCCCACTGTGGCTGTTTGAAGAGTCGTATCATATTGTGGGCGATTTAGCCGAAACGATTGCGCTCGTCATTCCATCTTCTAAAGAAAACTCCGATAAAAGTCTCACGACATTTTTACAGGAAATCATTGCCTTAAAGAAAAAATCCGAAGAAGACAAAAAAGCATATCTCTTTAACAATTGGAAAAGCCTCAATTATTACGAACGCTTTGTATTTACAAAACTAATAACCGGAAGTTTCAGAATTGGCGTTAGTCAAAAACTGATGACTAGAGCACTGTCAAAAGCCACCGAAATTGATGAAGATATTTTGGCTTATAAGCTCATGGGTAATTGGGATCCCAATCTCATATCGTTTCATGATCTTATTTTGGAAGAAAAAGAATCCGACTTTCTCTCAAAACCCTATCCATTTTATCTGGCATACGCGATAGAAGGTGAGTTAGCTAATTTGGGCGACGTAAAGTTATGGAGTGCAGAACATAAATGGGATGGTATTCGATCACAAGTCATTATAAGAAACGAACAGCTGTTTGTTTGGAGTAGAGGAGAAGAGTTGGTGACCGATAAATATCCGGAATTTCAAAACTTGGTAGAGGTTATTCCAAATGGAACGGTCTTAGACGGCGAAATTCTGCCATATGTTAATGGTGAAATAGATAATTTTAATGCGCTTCAAACCAGAATAGGTCGAAAAAATGTGTCCAAAGCACTGCTTGAGAAAACCCCTGTGATTCTTAAAGCTTACGATATTCTAGAATGGGAAGGTGAAGATTTAAGAGAAAAATCTTTTAGAGAACGACGCGGTATTTTAGAAAATCTAATAAAATCTGTTAATTACGAAGAATTGCCTTTACAGTTATCGGAAACTATACAATTCGATAGTTGGGAAGCTATGGCCGAAGAACGAGCGAAATCTCGCGAGATGCGCAGCGAAGGCTTAATGATAAAACAATGGGATTCAACCTATAAAGTAGGTCGTAAAAAAGGCGATTGGTGGAAATGGAAAGTAGATCCATTAACTATTGATGCTGTACTAACCTATGCGATGCGCGGTCACGGCAGGCGCTCCAATTTGTTTACCGATTATACTTTTGGTTTATGGGATACAGAGAGTAAACAATTGGTCACGTTCGCAAAAGCCTATTCGGGTCTTACCGATGCCGAATTTAGAAAAGTGGACAATTGGATTAAAAAAAATACCTTGGAACGTTTTGGTCCAGTAAGGAGTGTCACACCTCATTTAGTCTTTGAAATTGCTTTTGAAGGTATTGCATTGTCCAAAAGACATAAAAGTGGTATTGCTACTCGGTTTCCAAGAATTCTAAGATGGCGGCAAGATAAAACGATAGATGAAGCCAATACTCTAGACGATTTAAAAGCGATGATTCCTATTCAAGAACCTGCATGA
- a CDS encoding FKBP-type peptidyl-prolyl cis-trans isomerase, with the protein MKVIKFLSILTIVSLAFSCNEKGASNKSLKTELDSVSYAIGMDVARNVKTNFTEFDNDLFIQGYNSTIDSTNVLIDETAAQALVRSYFQKTQQERREKQQEEAAKKAEEQFGEVKAEGVKFLEENKAKEGVKVTESGLQYVVLKEGTGEKPTAASKVKVHYHGTLIDGTVFDSSVDRGEPSEFGVGQVIKGWTEGLQLMPVGSKYKFFIPQDLAYGAFPRQGGPIKPFSALIFEVELLEIVK; encoded by the coding sequence ATGAAAGTAATTAAATTTTTAAGTATTCTAACAATAGTTTCATTGGCATTTTCTTGCAATGAAAAAGGGGCTTCGAACAAATCGTTGAAAACAGAATTAGATTCTGTGAGTTATGCTATCGGAATGGATGTAGCTAGAAATGTAAAAACTAATTTTACAGAATTTGACAATGATTTATTTATTCAAGGGTATAACAGTACTATCGATTCTACTAATGTTTTAATAGATGAAACAGCAGCACAAGCTTTGGTAAGATCTTATTTCCAGAAAACGCAACAGGAAAGAAGAGAAAAGCAACAAGAAGAAGCTGCAAAAAAAGCTGAAGAACAATTTGGAGAAGTGAAAGCTGAAGGTGTTAAGTTTTTAGAAGAAAACAAAGCAAAAGAGGGCGTTAAAGTTACAGAAAGCGGGTTGCAATATGTAGTTTTAAAAGAAGGTACAGGTGAAAAACCAACTGCAGCTTCAAAAGTAAAAGTACATTATCATGGTACTTTAATTGATGGGACTGTGTTTGATAGTTCTGTAGATAGAGGTGAGCCGTCTGAATTTGGAGTAGGTCAAGTTATTAAAGGATGGACTGAAGGTTTACAACTTATGCCAGTAGGTTCAAAATATAAATTCTTTATTCCTCAAGATTTAGCTTACGGTGCTTTTCCTAGACAAGGAGGGCCAATAAAACCATTCTCAGCTTTAATCTTTGAAGTTGAGTTGCTAGAGATTGTTAAGTAG
- a CDS encoding efflux RND transporter periplasmic adaptor subunit: MKNTNKKISNSIYLKGLLLVAIMVLASCNSKEKSETANSEATETAEDTDVIVITENQFISGNMEVGKITTQPFNTVVKANGMFAVPPENQADVSAYFAGYVKNISLLPGDAVKKGQTLFTIENPEYVQAQQDFLEAKGRLNYLKSDYERQKELMADNVTSKKNFLKAESEYTVTLAQYQSLKKKLSLMNINPNTLSGENIRSVISVPSPLSGYATTINATKGMYLNPSDVAITVTNTDDLHIELKIFEKDLPMVKEGLPINVRLQNDMSNVYKGKVHLVNKAINIQDRTINIHGDLVNKSDAKLFAPGMYIEGEILTTTTEYFALPVEAVANIDNDYFVLVKENGTNFKRVLVKVGTTNNGFIQIVNANDFDPNTEFLTKGAFNLITE, encoded by the coding sequence ATGAAAAACACAAACAAAAAAATATCTAATTCTATATACCTCAAGGGGCTTTTATTGGTAGCAATAATGGTTTTAGCTTCTTGTAATTCAAAAGAGAAATCTGAAACTGCAAATAGTGAGGCAACTGAAACAGCAGAGGATACAGATGTAATTGTCATAACAGAAAATCAGTTTATATCAGGCAATATGGAGGTTGGAAAAATAACAACTCAACCATTTAATACTGTAGTAAAAGCGAACGGTATGTTTGCCGTTCCACCAGAAAATCAAGCAGACGTAAGTGCCTATTTTGCGGGATACGTAAAAAATATTAGCTTATTGCCTGGAGATGCAGTCAAAAAAGGCCAGACATTATTCACGATTGAAAATCCTGAATATGTACAAGCACAACAAGATTTTTTAGAAGCCAAAGGACGCTTGAACTATTTAAAGTCAGACTATGAGCGCCAAAAAGAATTGATGGCAGATAACGTTACATCCAAAAAGAATTTCCTAAAAGCAGAATCAGAATATACTGTGACTTTAGCACAATACCAGTCGCTGAAAAAGAAGTTAAGCCTGATGAACATTAATCCAAACACCTTGTCTGGAGAAAACATTCGTTCGGTCATCAGCGTGCCTTCCCCTTTGTCGGGTTATGCAACAACAATTAATGCTACTAAGGGAATGTATTTAAACCCTTCAGATGTTGCTATTACAGTTACAAATACAGACGATTTACACATAGAGTTGAAGATTTTTGAAAAAGACCTTCCAATGGTAAAAGAAGGATTACCTATTAATGTGCGATTGCAAAACGATATGAGCAATGTTTATAAAGGAAAAGTGCATTTAGTAAACAAAGCAATTAATATTCAAGACAGAACCATAAATATTCACGGAGATTTGGTTAATAAAAGTGACGCAAAGTTATTTGCCCCAGGAATGTATATAGAAGGAGAGATTTTAACCACAACGACAGAATATTTTGCGTTACCAGTTGAAGCTGTTGCCAATATTGATAATGATTATTTTGTTTTGGTTAAAGAAAACGGGACAAATTTTAAAAGGGTATTAGTGAAAGTTGGGACTACAAATAATGGTTTTATACAAATAGTAAATGCCAATGATTTTGATCCAAACACAGAATTTTTGACTAAAGGAGCATTTAATCTAATTACTGAATAG